In Schaalia sp. JY-X169, the following are encoded in one genomic region:
- a CDS encoding adenylate/guanylate cyclase domain-containing protein, with the protein MTCATSNFHRDVGSAWGDDESGREIAVQSMTGPESRLPGRHVESRTLDEYQQLLLGGRPTLTADQLAEKSGIPIDEVHNYLLEMGFSHVDHDEVRFTERDLDILVRWTEAAEAAGLAPNTTASLARAQSHLSDRLALWEIEALVEGVERRTGLDDTSARVVAINEMRQMVDALEEQMVYAWRRQMYALIERMTREIAGRSSDHSSRRFPLSRAFGFVDMSSYTHTASIMGADLVGLVERFEYLCRTVVTTAGGRVVKMIGDSVFFIADDLEVGLQVVTDLIDNLRTAEGILPVRASFIQGDVFSRSGDVFGPAVNLAARLVDIAPRWSILTDARTAAAIDSSSVRSEYEIQEFPSTELRGLGRVSPYRLRKRGQ; encoded by the coding sequence GTGACCTGTGCCACATCAAATTTCCACCGCGATGTGGGGTCGGCGTGGGGTGATGACGAAAGCGGGAGAGAGATAGCAGTGCAGAGCATGACGGGGCCGGAAAGTAGGCTGCCCGGACGGCACGTTGAGTCCCGCACGTTGGACGAATATCAACAGCTGCTCCTTGGTGGGCGCCCAACCCTGACCGCAGATCAGCTTGCTGAGAAGTCGGGAATCCCCATCGACGAGGTCCACAACTATCTGTTGGAGATGGGCTTTTCTCACGTCGACCACGACGAAGTGCGCTTCACGGAGCGTGACTTGGACATTTTGGTGCGCTGGACCGAAGCCGCGGAAGCAGCTGGTCTGGCTCCGAACACAACCGCGTCGCTGGCTCGCGCCCAATCGCACCTCAGTGACAGGCTCGCCTTGTGGGAGATTGAAGCATTGGTCGAGGGCGTGGAGCGGCGCACCGGTCTGGATGACACTTCGGCGCGGGTTGTGGCAATCAATGAGATGCGCCAGATGGTTGATGCCCTCGAAGAGCAGATGGTTTACGCGTGGCGCCGCCAAATGTATGCGCTGATTGAACGCATGACCCGGGAGATTGCTGGGCGTAGCAGCGACCATTCCAGTCGCAGATTCCCGCTGAGTCGCGCCTTCGGGTTCGTTGATATGTCGTCTTACACTCACACCGCATCCATCATGGGCGCGGACTTAGTCGGGCTGGTCGAACGTTTCGAGTACCTGTGTCGAACCGTGGTTACCACTGCTGGAGGGCGCGTCGTCAAGATGATTGGCGATTCTGTCTTCTTCATCGCTGATGACCTTGAGGTGGGGTTGCAGGTGGTGACTGACCTTATCGACAACCTGCGGACTGCAGAGGGGATACTTCCTGTTCGCGCCTCATTCATTCAAGGTGATGTCTTCTCGCGCAGTGGCGACGTCTTTGGCCCGGCTGTGAACCTTGCTGCTCGCCTAGTTGACATCGCGCCACGTTGGTCGATCCTGACGGACGCGCGAACCGCGGCGGCTATCGACTCATCTTCGGTGCGATCCGAGTACGAAATCCAGGAGTTCCCTTCCACGGAGCTGCGCGGACTCGGCCGAGTTTCCCCCTACAGGCTTCGCAAGCGCGGCCAATGA
- a CDS encoding DUF885 domain-containing protein yields MTSTNTAPETRDWSALDKLCDSYIHDYARLDPTAATDWGLPTDPTTLPDLSPDGIDERAGLDAALLATVAQTALEDEVDRVTADALVDRLGISQELHAGKEDYAELNNLASPLQSVKDAFSLMPTATVADWEAIVGRMGNVPQALMQYTQSLAYAAESGMVAARRQVEIGIKQSVSIGTPGSSGAFFEKLALDCPAEIVAKVGNDRIHSAVRAASQGYLWLADWLKENLLPLAPAEDAVGRGRYELFSALFVGARVDLDETYEWGLEELERIVAGQQAIANDLYGPGATISEAFERLNADAKYQLHSEDALLQWLQGTGDQAIADLNGTQFEIAPELQVLQARIAPSKEGGVWYTGPSADFSRPGQMWWSIPEGDTVFHTWQEKTTVFHEGIPGHHLQIAQAIYESGSLNLWRRLGSWNSGHGEGWALYAEQLMADLGYMEDPGDHMGLLDAQRLRAARVVLDIGVHLGKQRPGGNGIWDPRYAHQFLRDNSAMSDGSLKFELDRYLGWPGQAPSYKIGQRLWLGMRDEFAAAHQGTGSRADAVRDFHTRALALGSLPMGTLRRALLGA; encoded by the coding sequence ATGACAAGCACCAATACTGCCCCGGAGACCCGCGACTGGTCCGCCCTCGACAAACTCTGTGATAGCTACATCCACGACTATGCGCGCCTCGACCCGACGGCAGCAACAGACTGGGGTCTACCCACGGACCCAACGACGCTTCCCGATCTCTCCCCTGACGGCATCGACGAACGCGCGGGTCTTGACGCAGCGCTGCTAGCCACGGTTGCCCAAACTGCGCTTGAGGACGAGGTCGATCGGGTCACCGCAGACGCCCTCGTCGACCGCTTGGGTATCAGCCAGGAACTCCACGCCGGCAAAGAGGACTACGCGGAACTCAACAACCTCGCCTCCCCCCTCCAGTCGGTCAAGGACGCCTTCTCACTGATGCCAACCGCGACCGTGGCAGATTGGGAAGCCATTGTGGGCCGAATGGGGAACGTCCCGCAAGCGTTGATGCAGTACACCCAGTCGCTGGCGTATGCGGCGGAGTCGGGAATGGTTGCCGCCAGGCGTCAGGTGGAGATAGGTATCAAGCAGTCTGTCTCCATTGGGACACCGGGCTCATCCGGGGCGTTCTTTGAGAAGTTAGCGCTGGACTGCCCTGCGGAGATCGTCGCGAAGGTAGGCAACGACCGGATCCACAGTGCCGTTAGGGCGGCCTCGCAGGGCTACCTGTGGCTCGCTGACTGGCTGAAAGAGAACCTGCTTCCGCTCGCACCTGCAGAAGACGCGGTGGGGCGTGGGCGCTATGAGCTCTTCTCCGCTCTCTTTGTGGGGGCCCGCGTCGACCTCGACGAAACCTATGAGTGGGGGTTGGAGGAACTAGAGCGCATCGTTGCGGGCCAGCAGGCCATCGCAAATGACCTGTATGGCCCTGGCGCCACAATTTCTGAAGCGTTTGAACGACTCAATGCCGACGCCAAATACCAGTTGCACAGCGAGGACGCCCTTCTACAGTGGCTGCAGGGAACCGGTGACCAAGCCATCGCTGACCTGAATGGGACGCAGTTTGAGATTGCGCCTGAACTGCAGGTCTTGCAGGCACGCATCGCGCCTTCAAAGGAGGGCGGGGTCTGGTACACGGGGCCTTCGGCTGACTTCTCCCGGCCCGGTCAAATGTGGTGGTCCATTCCCGAGGGCGATACGGTCTTTCACACCTGGCAGGAAAAGACAACGGTGTTCCACGAGGGCATTCCCGGACACCACCTGCAGATCGCTCAGGCCATCTATGAGTCCGGCTCTCTGAACCTGTGGCGCAGGCTGGGTTCCTGGAACTCAGGACACGGGGAAGGCTGGGCGCTCTACGCAGAGCAACTCATGGCTGACCTGGGGTACATGGAGGATCCCGGCGACCACATGGGCCTGCTCGATGCGCAGCGGCTGCGCGCCGCGCGGGTCGTCCTCGACATTGGCGTTCACCTTGGCAAGCAGCGTCCTGGCGGCAACGGGATCTGGGATCCGCGCTATGCCCACCAGTTCCTCCGCGACAACAGCGCCATGTCGGATGGTTCCCTCAAGTTTGAGCTGGACCGCTACCTGGGGTGGCCGGGGCAGGCGCCCTCGTACAAGATTGGCCAACGCCTGTGGTTGGGAATGCGCGACGAATTCGCGGCCGCCCATCAGGGCACAGGGTCCCGCGCCGACGCTGTTCGCGACTTCCACACCCGTGCACTCGCCCTCGGCTCACTACCGATGGGGACCCTGCGGCGCGCCCTTTTAGGGGCGTGA
- a CDS encoding nucleoside triphosphate pyrophosphatase, whose translation MRLVLGSKSPARLATLRSAGVDPVVIVSDVDEDAVAAALPPDAAPAQVVSALALAKAQAVAAEVSSRPGPGQSLILGCDSMLEINGRIVGKPHTAEVAKERIAEMRNTDAVLWTGHALLSVDAEGNADGEAVEAASTVVHFGDISDAEIDAYVATGEPLNVAGSFTIDGFGGPFVRGVTGDPHSVVGVSLPLLRDLAGRLGVFWPDLWNRA comes from the coding sequence GTGCGGCTAGTTTTGGGTTCGAAATCTCCCGCGCGGCTCGCCACGCTGCGAAGTGCCGGGGTCGATCCCGTTGTCATCGTGTCGGATGTGGACGAGGACGCGGTGGCGGCAGCTCTACCACCGGACGCCGCTCCGGCGCAGGTCGTTTCCGCCCTCGCCCTCGCCAAAGCTCAGGCGGTTGCTGCGGAGGTGAGCTCCCGCCCCGGACCGGGACAATCCCTCATCTTGGGGTGCGACTCCATGCTGGAGATCAATGGACGCATAGTCGGCAAACCACACACCGCGGAAGTCGCGAAGGAACGCATAGCTGAAATGCGCAACACGGATGCGGTCTTGTGGACCGGCCACGCGCTTCTGTCCGTCGATGCTGAGGGCAACGCGGATGGGGAGGCAGTGGAGGCGGCCTCGACAGTAGTGCACTTCGGGGACATCTCTGACGCTGAGATCGACGCCTACGTGGCGACTGGCGAACCCCTCAACGTCGCCGGGTCCTTCACAATCGACGGCTTCGGTGGGCCCTTCGTACGCGGGGTGACCGGGGACCCGCACTCCGTTGTAGGCGTCTCACTTCCACTACTGCGCGACTTGGCCGGGCGCCTTGGCGTCTTCTGGCCAGACCTGTGGAACCGAGCGTGA